In a genomic window of Roseiflexus castenholzii DSM 13941:
- a CDS encoding DUF11 domain-containing protein produces the protein MSTQTPSPAHAQRRRQPEPLRWIIASALLLALLSICCVAEVVTRTLVPRNMATALNLLSKDRADYSPWLIPLDIAAIPPEAAAAEAAERATATSIAARGTPTPIIVGSVPTAPVPVVPPALDAPTPTPGDVLVVEPPTVTPRSVGALPTSTPVVATFEPATNTPTVPSANQPTATTTASPVIQPTETPRGEQQPTSTPQPTSTPRPVSPTPLPPTATLTPVIPTETPTPVPPTPTFTPQPTPTPVPPTPVPPTPTFTPQPTPTPVPPTPVPPTPTFTPQPTPTFTPQPTPTFTPQPTPTFTPQPTPTFTPQPTPTFTPQPTETPTPTFTPQPTPTPTETPTPAPNVQVTKSVSSNPVQVGQTVTWTINVLNTGTTNVTITQIEDTFETGNSLDPPRFTIGSCSSPQGGSCAIGSFAIDATWTGSVVLSPGQSMQLQISGVFVSQPPSGSDARCNTRWEVDVAEIGTIPSSTALCVDVLPP, from the coding sequence ATGAGTACTCAGACGCCATCTCCAGCCCACGCGCAACGCAGGCGACAGCCTGAACCACTGCGCTGGATCATCGCCTCAGCTTTGCTCCTGGCGCTGCTGTCGATCTGCTGTGTGGCAGAAGTTGTGACGCGCACGCTCGTTCCTCGCAATATGGCAACTGCGCTGAATCTCCTTTCGAAGGACCGTGCTGACTATAGCCCTTGGCTGATCCCCCTCGATATTGCTGCGATTCCGCCCGAAGCCGCCGCTGCGGAGGCAGCCGAGCGCGCAACGGCGACCAGTATCGCAGCGCGGGGTACGCCAACTCCTATTATCGTTGGGAGTGTTCCGACTGCGCCGGTGCCGGTGGTGCCGCCAGCGCTCGATGCACCAACGCCAACTCCTGGTGATGTGCTCGTTGTGGAACCGCCAACGGTGACGCCGCGTTCGGTTGGCGCCTTGCCGACCAGTACGCCGGTTGTTGCAACCTTTGAACCCGCTACGAATACGCCAACTGTACCGTCGGCGAACCAGCCGACTGCGACAACCACTGCTTCGCCGGTCATCCAGCCAACCGAAACGCCGCGAGGAGAGCAACAACCGACCAGTACGCCGCAACCGACCAGTACGCCGCGTCCGGTGTCACCCACGCCACTGCCGCCAACTGCTACGTTAACGCCGGTTATCCCGACTGAGACACCGACGCCGGTTCCGCCGACGCCGACGTTCACGCCGCAGCCAACGCCGACGCCGGTTCCACCGACGCCGGTTCCGCCGACGCCGACGTTCACGCCGCAGCCAACGCCGACGCCGGTTCCACCGACACCGGTTCCGCCGACGCCGACGTTCACGCCGCAGCCAACGCCGACGTTCACGCCGCAGCCGACGCCGACGTTCACGCCGCAGCCGACGCCGACGTTCACGCCGCAGCCGACGCCGACGTTCACGCCGCAGCCGACGCCGACGTTCACGCCGCAGCCGACCGAGACGCCAACGCCGACGTTCACGCCGCAGCCGACGCCGACGCCGACCGAGACGCCAACGCCCGCCCCCAATGTTCAGGTGACAAAGAGCGTCTCTAGCAATCCTGTTCAGGTTGGTCAAACGGTTACGTGGACGATCAATGTGCTCAACACGGGAACGACAAATGTGACTATTACGCAGATTGAAGATACATTTGAGACGGGTAATTCTCTGGATCCTCCCCGATTTACCATTGGTTCTTGCAGCAGCCCACAGGGAGGTTCCTGTGCGATTGGATCATTTGCGATAGACGCAACATGGACGGGGAGCGTCGTTCTGTCGCCAGGACAAAGCATGCAACTCCAGATAAGCGGCGTCTTTGTGAGTCAACCGCCGTCTGGTAGCGATGCCCGGTGCAATACTCGCTGGGAAGTGGATGTCGCGGAGATCGGCACGATCCCTTCGAGCACGGCGTTGTGCGTTGATGTGTTGCCGCCTTAG
- a CDS encoding ATP-binding protein: MRGVVSVFRSQIRYKIIFPYLALTLVVMMTGAAIAVGLVAASWEERLQNQLAQVARNSTDALVRRERNHLEFLRQVVFAPANNDIPAVADAFAGGDADQVMRALDPYYRFGVGSVNLDFDRMIAFDRDGKTLVDWLRVSENPADPPVRITTTDLSGLDFVRLIISGGTIDGNDKFSNLIYFAPDVQPYFYTVAPVRRENQVVGGVLIAVKCDRLLQSLERSSQAAVTTFYDLSGRAISTTLLPRAELSALDMPPQVLQALLSGQAQSIFTVELRQRGYQLAYSPLVIANAQVGYFSVGLSRDFQVQQLSLSRNVVVAIAMVLAAGSVILGYQIARRITRPLSDLVATAEAVTGGDLEARSTVMSPDEFGRLALAFNQMTEHLARLYRTSRDLNQAIEVTPVLKVTERSVRSLLPDIDVLALIAEEGALRYHIDEELPGIVRSLRHIRVPLSDPLVQELAAIQRVVQVSPDEEPRLASFGLTQVAGYQSLILSPLVVQGEPAGLLILAHRNPHAFDSSILPSLIAIANMTTSVLYNAVLFDRVQSEALRRRAILESIADGVIVLDRQRYIVIVNRAAEQMLNMHDWQFVRRSFSEIPLVRVNVRHEVFSENGTGHREHFRFGDRVLSLSSAPVITGEGYQIGEVVVLHDISAEAAVDRAKTDFIATVSHELRSPLTVIYGYVDLLLRGLVGELSGDQYDLLEAVRNRVELMNNIVKNVILVASIEANTLQTDLAPQDVRRLIDETIAPMRKAFERKGLTLTVNTPDDLPPVRADREQLMIILGQVIDNARRYTPQGEVAITAHRRDDGMVQIDVADTGPGIPADQMPRLFTRFFRVEGNNSPERGSGLGLVITRQLVERHGGKVWAQSEVGRGSTFSIALPIAHEYSDAISSPRATQATA; this comes from the coding sequence ATGCGCGGCGTTGTATCGGTTTTCCGCTCACAAATCCGATACAAAATCATCTTTCCTTACCTCGCGCTGACCCTCGTTGTGATGATGACGGGTGCGGCGATTGCGGTCGGTCTGGTGGCGGCTTCGTGGGAAGAACGCCTCCAGAATCAGCTGGCGCAGGTGGCGCGCAACTCGACGGATGCGCTTGTGCGGCGTGAGCGCAATCATTTGGAATTTCTGCGTCAGGTGGTGTTTGCGCCTGCCAATAACGATATTCCGGCGGTGGCGGATGCCTTTGCCGGCGGAGACGCCGATCAGGTGATGCGCGCGCTCGATCCGTACTATCGGTTCGGCGTGGGCAGCGTCAATCTCGATTTTGATCGCATGATCGCGTTTGACCGCGATGGTAAGACATTGGTGGATTGGCTGCGCGTTTCGGAGAATCCTGCCGATCCCCCGGTGCGGATTACAACGACCGATCTCTCGGGCCTGGATTTTGTCCGCTTGATCATCTCCGGCGGGACGATCGATGGAAACGACAAGTTCTCGAACCTGATCTATTTTGCGCCGGATGTGCAACCATATTTTTATACGGTGGCGCCGGTGCGCAGAGAGAATCAAGTGGTCGGCGGCGTGCTGATCGCGGTTAAGTGTGATCGGTTGCTCCAGTCGCTTGAGCGCAGCAGTCAGGCGGCAGTGACCACATTTTACGATCTGTCGGGGCGGGCTATTAGCACGACGCTGCTGCCGCGCGCGGAGTTGAGCGCGCTCGACATGCCGCCGCAGGTGTTGCAGGCGCTGCTCAGCGGTCAGGCGCAGTCGATTTTTACGGTCGAACTGCGCCAGCGCGGGTATCAACTGGCGTATAGTCCGCTGGTCATTGCCAATGCACAGGTGGGGTATTTCTCGGTCGGTCTGTCACGCGATTTTCAGGTGCAGCAGTTATCGTTGAGCCGGAATGTGGTCGTTGCCATTGCCATGGTGCTGGCAGCCGGATCGGTGATTCTGGGGTACCAGATTGCTCGACGAATCACACGTCCGCTGTCGGACCTGGTAGCAACGGCGGAGGCAGTGACCGGCGGCGATCTCGAGGCGCGCTCGACGGTGATGTCGCCCGATGAGTTCGGTCGTCTGGCGCTGGCGTTCAATCAGATGACTGAGCACCTGGCGCGGCTGTACCGCACCAGCCGTGATCTCAATCAGGCGATTGAAGTGACGCCGGTGTTGAAGGTGACTGAACGCTCAGTGCGATCCTTGCTGCCCGATATTGATGTCCTGGCGTTGATCGCAGAGGAAGGAGCGCTACGGTATCATATTGATGAGGAATTGCCGGGAATTGTTCGCAGCCTGCGGCATATTCGGGTGCCGTTGAGCGACCCGCTGGTGCAAGAACTTGCTGCAATACAACGAGTTGTGCAGGTGTCTCCTGATGAAGAGCCGCGTCTGGCGTCGTTTGGTCTGACGCAAGTCGCCGGGTATCAGAGCTTGATCCTGTCACCACTGGTGGTGCAGGGAGAACCGGCGGGCCTGTTGATCCTGGCACATCGCAACCCCCATGCGTTCGACAGTAGTATATTGCCGTCGCTGATCGCAATTGCTAATATGACCACCAGCGTGCTCTACAATGCGGTGCTCTTTGATCGGGTCCAGAGCGAAGCGCTGCGGCGGCGCGCGATTCTTGAGTCGATTGCCGATGGGGTGATTGTGCTGGATCGCCAACGGTATATCGTGATCGTCAATCGTGCTGCTGAGCAGATGCTGAATATGCACGACTGGCAGTTCGTTCGACGTTCCTTCAGTGAAATTCCACTCGTGCGTGTCAATGTCCGGCATGAAGTGTTCAGCGAAAATGGTACAGGACATCGCGAGCATTTCCGTTTTGGCGATCGCGTATTGAGCCTGAGCAGCGCGCCGGTGATCACGGGAGAAGGTTATCAAATTGGTGAAGTGGTTGTTTTGCATGATATTTCGGCGGAAGCGGCAGTTGATCGCGCGAAAACGGATTTCATTGCCACCGTTTCGCATGAATTGCGCTCACCGTTGACCGTGATCTACGGCTATGTCGATCTGTTGCTTCGCGGACTGGTTGGGGAATTGAGTGGCGATCAGTATGATTTGCTCGAAGCAGTGCGGAATCGGGTTGAATTGATGAACAATATTGTCAAAAATGTTATTCTGGTCGCCAGCATTGAAGCCAATACGCTTCAGACCGATCTGGCCCCTCAGGATGTGCGGCGTCTCATCGATGAGACGATTGCGCCGATGCGCAAGGCGTTCGAGCGTAAGGGTCTGACATTGACGGTGAATACGCCAGACGATCTGCCGCCGGTACGCGCAGACCGTGAACAACTGATGATTATCCTTGGGCAGGTGATCGATAATGCCCGCCGCTATACGCCGCAAGGCGAAGTGGCGATCACGGCGCATCGGCGCGATGATGGGATGGTGCAGATCGATGTTGCTGACACGGGTCCCGGCATTCCTGCCGATCAGATGCCACGCCTGTTTACCCGTTTCTTCCGTGTGGAAGGCAATAATTCGCCTGAGCGCGGCAGCGGTCTTGGTCTGGTGATTACACGACAACTGGTTGAGCGCCACGGTGGCAAAGTGTGGGCGCAAAGCGAAGTTGGGCGCGGCAGCACATTTAGCATAGCACTCCCTATCGCCCATGAGTACTCAGACGCCATCTCCAGCCCACGCGCAACGCAGGCGACAGCCTGA
- a CDS encoding sensor histidine kinase, with product MRPQTPTSATREDVEQSSVLDPRLDGLMRIAQAAETAATLEQLLYRSLIELNRLFQSDRAFVLLVDASGRMTLACEHPSPGDAPALTLDSLAGAIDVIRMRRPVVIETEKAREGWDIALLRARGVQTMIVTPLIACDEALGVLAVCSANAARVFGSEEVAFIRTLSGQMALAIASFRSRDAAERRTQELKTLNEIAATVTSTLDTHEVYRLVVQQLSDYFHVEAGSLLLLDESTGDLEFVMTIEGGEEKLAGIRVPAGQGVVGHVVRTGRWEIVHDVTRDPRFYSKISETTGFPTRSILCVPMIARGRVIGAIELLNKIGGDFDEEEAQRLMRMAAFIAVAIENARLFQQIAAGRDRMASILNSTADGILMADMRGDIQLANPLAARICACTEEALIGRRIDDVVTELQARAHEVSAPAWGQDASAPVQIRDLALTDGMHRYVRLLRLPVYDAHNEPHGELLILRDITQERELEQLREDYTSMLVHDLRAPLTSIMNGIMMLQRGIVGPVNEQQQELLKIAYQGSQTMLHLINTLLDISKLEQGQMTLDLKPLPIFSVIDQAIERLHNLASSRHVTIEQRLAPYLPPVEIDGEKIVRVLQNLLDNAIKFSPPQSVVTIGAFLAGSTSPLPEDAPVHLSIEGEDYLVVWVQDRGPGIPPAYFQRIFEKFGQVRGRKVRGTGLGLTFCRLAVEAHGGRIWVESVEGSGSVFAFTLPVRRDS from the coding sequence ATGAGACCGCAGACTCCAACAAGTGCAACCCGTGAGGACGTTGAGCAATCCTCTGTCCTCGATCCGCGTTTGGATGGTCTAATGCGCATCGCACAGGCGGCTGAGACTGCGGCGACGCTGGAGCAGTTGCTGTACCGTTCGCTGATTGAACTGAACCGCTTGTTCCAGTCGGATCGCGCATTTGTGTTGTTGGTGGATGCTTCCGGTCGGATGACGCTTGCGTGTGAACATCCATCGCCGGGTGACGCGCCTGCCCTGACGCTCGATAGTCTGGCAGGCGCGATTGATGTCATACGGATGCGGCGTCCGGTTGTCATCGAGACGGAAAAGGCGCGGGAAGGGTGGGATATTGCACTGCTCCGGGCGCGCGGCGTGCAGACGATGATCGTCACCCCGCTTATTGCGTGTGATGAAGCCCTTGGGGTTCTGGCGGTGTGCAGCGCCAACGCTGCGCGGGTGTTCGGGTCGGAGGAGGTGGCGTTCATCAGAACGCTGAGCGGCCAGATGGCGCTGGCGATCGCATCGTTTCGCAGCCGTGACGCTGCCGAGCGGCGCACCCAAGAACTCAAAACGCTCAACGAGATTGCGGCGACGGTCACCTCAACCCTGGATACGCACGAAGTATACCGCCTGGTGGTTCAGCAACTCAGTGATTACTTTCACGTCGAAGCCGGTTCGCTGTTGCTCCTTGATGAGTCAACCGGCGATCTTGAGTTTGTTATGACCATCGAAGGCGGCGAGGAGAAGCTGGCCGGCATCCGGGTGCCGGCTGGACAGGGCGTCGTCGGGCATGTAGTGCGCACCGGTCGGTGGGAAATCGTGCACGATGTCACCCGCGATCCGCGATTTTATTCCAAAATCAGCGAAACGACCGGTTTCCCGACGCGCTCGATCCTCTGTGTGCCGATGATTGCCAGGGGGCGTGTGATCGGGGCGATTGAACTGCTCAACAAAATCGGCGGTGATTTCGATGAGGAGGAAGCACAGCGATTGATGCGCATGGCCGCATTTATTGCGGTTGCTATCGAAAATGCGCGCCTCTTCCAGCAGATCGCTGCCGGACGCGATCGCATGGCATCCATTCTGAACTCAACAGCCGATGGCATTCTGATGGCGGATATGCGGGGTGACATTCAGCTTGCCAATCCGCTGGCAGCGCGGATATGCGCATGTACAGAAGAGGCCTTGATCGGACGACGGATCGATGATGTGGTGACTGAGTTGCAGGCACGCGCTCACGAAGTCTCGGCGCCTGCGTGGGGTCAGGATGCGTCGGCGCCGGTGCAGATCAGGGATCTGGCGCTGACCGATGGAATGCACCGCTATGTGCGCCTGTTGCGGCTCCCCGTCTATGATGCGCACAATGAACCCCACGGCGAGTTGCTCATCCTGCGTGACATTACCCAGGAACGCGAACTGGAGCAGTTGCGCGAAGATTACACCAGCATGCTGGTGCACGACCTGCGCGCGCCGTTGACATCGATCATGAACGGCATCATGATGCTCCAGCGCGGTATCGTTGGTCCGGTGAACGAGCAACAGCAGGAGTTGCTGAAGATTGCGTATCAGGGCAGCCAGACGATGCTGCACCTGATCAACACCCTGCTCGACATCTCAAAGTTGGAGCAGGGTCAGATGACGCTCGATCTCAAGCCACTGCCCATTTTCAGTGTGATCGATCAGGCAATTGAACGCCTTCACAACCTGGCGAGCAGTCGCCATGTCACTATTGAGCAGCGCCTGGCGCCGTACCTTCCGCCGGTTGAGATCGATGGCGAAAAGATCGTTCGGGTACTCCAGAATCTGCTGGATAATGCAATCAAGTTCTCGCCGCCGCAGAGTGTGGTGACGATTGGGGCGTTTCTGGCCGGCAGCACGTCTCCCCTTCCAGAAGATGCTCCTGTGCATCTTTCGATTGAGGGTGAGGATTATCTGGTAGTATGGGTGCAGGATCGCGGTCCGGGCATACCGCCAGCCTATTTTCAACGCATCTTCGAGAAGTTTGGTCAGGTGCGCGGGCGAAAGGTGCGCGGGACCGGTCTGGGGTTGACGTTCTGCCGCCTGGCTGTCGAGGCGCACGGCGGGCGTATCTGGGTCGAAAGCGTCGAGGGGTCGGGGAGCGTCTTTGCGTTTACCCTGCCGGTGAGACGTGATAGTTGA
- a CDS encoding UDP-glucose dehydrogenase family protein has protein sequence MKIIVVGTGFVGLTHAAVCSEYGHEVYAYDIDHRRIEAYRSCRQDAIEHYVHEPGLTSIILENHGRYLFFVDDVEPVIEGADALFLCLPTPPKPDGSSDLSYYFAAVRHLAELLARRQDQRRVVVINKSTVPIGTARQLERVLRDYHVPNVGVASNPEFLPEGDAVEKSRRPDRVVVGADCEEDFRIIRRIYSQFVNHVRIRYIETTPETAEAIKYVANTLLLTYISFWNGVGARLAETFPNIIMEDLKRGVTADARISTWGSYVSNGAGGSCFGKDIQSLIYQLKTAGQSVDILQSVYGINEYQKTYLIDRAIREAGVSFNNKTVALLGLAFKQRTNDMRDSSSLKVVEALLGRGVRAIRAYDPMALREARKFFDPEKNHLFERISYHTSVREALAGTDMLFISTDWEEFRGLSRTIEETVAPPYLVIDGRRMIPDYTELVAAGYGYLAVGSPYMPPGDVPPNRVGRRG, from the coding sequence ATGAAAATCATCGTTGTCGGCACCGGTTTCGTCGGTCTGACTCACGCAGCGGTCTGTTCGGAGTATGGCCACGAAGTCTATGCATACGATATTGATCACCGGCGTATCGAGGCGTATCGGTCGTGTCGCCAGGATGCAATTGAGCACTATGTGCATGAACCAGGGCTGACGAGCATTATCCTCGAAAACCATGGACGGTATCTGTTCTTCGTTGACGATGTCGAACCGGTAATCGAAGGCGCTGATGCGCTCTTCCTGTGTTTGCCGACGCCGCCCAAGCCGGATGGCTCATCGGACCTGAGTTACTACTTTGCGGCAGTGCGCCATCTGGCGGAACTACTGGCGCGCCGCCAGGATCAACGCCGCGTGGTGGTGATCAACAAAAGCACAGTGCCGATTGGCACAGCGCGGCAGCTGGAACGGGTGCTGCGTGACTACCACGTGCCCAACGTGGGGGTTGCCTCAAACCCTGAATTTCTCCCGGAGGGTGATGCGGTCGAGAAGTCGCGCCGTCCGGATCGCGTGGTGGTCGGCGCCGACTGTGAGGAAGATTTTCGTATCATCCGCCGGATTTACTCGCAATTCGTCAACCACGTGCGCATTCGCTACATCGAAACCACGCCAGAAACCGCAGAAGCCATCAAGTATGTGGCCAATACGCTGCTGTTGACCTACATCTCGTTCTGGAACGGCGTTGGTGCGCGTCTTGCCGAAACCTTCCCAAATATCATCATGGAAGATCTGAAGCGTGGCGTTACTGCCGACGCGCGCATTAGCACATGGGGGTCGTATGTGTCGAACGGCGCCGGCGGGTCGTGCTTCGGCAAGGATATTCAGTCACTCATCTATCAATTGAAGACGGCAGGTCAATCGGTCGATATTCTGCAATCGGTCTATGGCATCAACGAGTATCAGAAAACCTATCTGATTGATCGCGCGATCCGGGAAGCCGGGGTCAGTTTTAACAACAAAACGGTGGCGCTGCTGGGGCTGGCGTTCAAACAACGCACCAACGATATGCGTGACTCGTCGTCGCTCAAGGTGGTTGAGGCATTACTGGGCAGAGGTGTGCGCGCCATTCGCGCCTACGATCCAATGGCGCTGCGTGAAGCGCGCAAGTTCTTCGATCCAGAGAAGAACCATCTGTTCGAGCGCATTTCCTACCATACGTCGGTGCGCGAGGCGCTCGCCGGAACCGATATGCTCTTCATCTCCACCGATTGGGAAGAGTTTCGCGGTCTGTCGCGCACCATCGAAGAGACGGTCGCGCCGCCCTATCTGGTCATCGATGGTCGTCGAATGATTCCCGATTATACGGAATTGGTTGCGGCTGGCTACGGGTACCTTGCCGTTGGTTCGCCGTACATGCCACCCGGCGATGTTCCGCCGAACCGCGTTGGACGACGGGGCTGA
- a CDS encoding zinc ribbon domain-containing protein, with protein sequence MMIRCPQCQAEIAEGKRFCPQCGARLPEPPAPVGEAGRTVVLPPAGDAGKTMVAPPAPAEDMGRTVLLSPEEAAGKPASPPSAPTGDAGKTIMVPPASSSDTGRTVLLPPEGDAGKSMAGPPMPPSETPLSSAGLQTILADQSQKPQPPAAGAFPASTQPPSGGGFGLPPSPPSAPPTSSALGGGIGLPPSTPPTAGSGFGLPSSPPAAGSPVAPPLATTPAKKGPNWLLIIGIILGVLVLGCLLVLGGLYVLGRQAAQSLGTAISGTVVSIDNPPGTTDFPNVLLRDSLASEAGSQFTAERTDAGDYRFENGAYVIEAFDADQIVWQVIDSVVDDASFEIEATISKPRSAAIALLFRYQDNQNFYILSVDGRGRYRVARYVNDNFSILRDWETSPAIQPAGSPNRVKIEMVGDSLTFFCNGQRLANLRDSAFRSGNLAFGTETFDEGAGVVRFTNLLVRGR encoded by the coding sequence ATGATGATCCGCTGTCCGCAGTGTCAGGCTGAAATTGCCGAGGGAAAACGCTTTTGTCCTCAGTGTGGCGCGCGCCTTCCTGAGCCGCCGGCGCCGGTGGGTGAGGCGGGGCGCACCGTGGTACTGCCTCCCGCAGGCGATGCCGGAAAGACGATGGTGGCGCCGCCGGCGCCAGCGGAAGATATGGGACGTACCGTGTTGCTGTCGCCTGAGGAGGCTGCCGGGAAACCAGCCTCTCCTCCTTCAGCGCCGACCGGAGATGCCGGAAAGACGATAATGGTTCCGCCGGCGTCGTCGAGCGACACGGGGCGCACAGTGTTGCTGCCGCCGGAAGGCGACGCGGGGAAGTCGATGGCGGGTCCGCCGATGCCTCCTTCTGAAACGCCGTTGAGCAGCGCCGGGTTGCAGACGATACTGGCCGATCAATCCCAGAAGCCGCAGCCGCCTGCTGCGGGTGCTTTCCCGGCATCGACTCAACCGCCGTCGGGTGGTGGGTTTGGCTTGCCGCCTTCCCCGCCATCCGCGCCGCCGACATCATCTGCATTGGGGGGAGGCATTGGATTGCCGCCATCCACCCCGCCAACGGCAGGCAGCGGATTCGGGTTGCCCTCCTCTCCGCCCGCAGCCGGGAGTCCCGTCGCTCCGCCGCTGGCAACCACACCCGCGAAAAAGGGACCCAACTGGCTGCTGATCATTGGCATTATTCTCGGTGTCCTGGTGCTGGGGTGTCTCCTGGTACTCGGCGGTCTGTATGTGCTCGGTCGGCAGGCGGCTCAGTCGCTCGGCACCGCCATTTCCGGCACCGTTGTGAGTATTGACAATCCGCCAGGGACGACCGATTTTCCAAATGTGCTGCTGCGCGACTCGCTTGCGAGTGAGGCAGGCAGCCAGTTTACCGCCGAACGAACGGATGCCGGCGACTACCGCTTCGAAAATGGCGCCTATGTGATCGAAGCGTTCGATGCGGATCAGATCGTCTGGCAGGTCATCGACAGCGTGGTCGATGATGCGTCGTTTGAGATCGAGGCGACGATCAGCAAACCGCGCAGCGCGGCGATTGCGCTCCTTTTTCGGTATCAGGACAATCAGAACTTCTACATCCTGAGCGTTGATGGCAGAGGGCGCTACCGTGTCGCGCGCTATGTGAACGATAATTTCTCAATTCTGCGCGATTGGGAGACGTCGCCGGCAATCCAACCCGCCGGTTCGCCCAACCGGGTGAAGATCGAAATGGTTGGCGACTCGTTGACATTCTTCTGCAACGGTCAGCGTCTTGCCAATCTGCGTGATAGCGCCTTCCGCAGCGGCAACCTCGCATTTGGTACAGAAACCTTCGATGAGGGAGCGGGAGTCGTGCGTTTTACCAATCTGTTGGTGCGTGGTCGATAG